A single region of the Glycine max cultivar Williams 82 chromosome 20, Glycine_max_v4.0, whole genome shotgun sequence genome encodes:
- the LOC100799559 gene encoding protein DETOXIFICATION 35 has translation MDAPLLLVNGEGAALVAENGDYVAVRELKEVKKVFWIETKRVWEIAMPIVFNIWCQFGVNSVTSMFVGHLGDIQLSAISLINSVIGTFAFGFMLGMGSATETLCGQAFGAGQVNMLGVYMQRSWVILSVTSILLLPIYIFAAPILKLLGQQEDIADLAGSFSILVIPQFLSLPFNFPTQKFLQAQSKVKVIAWIGLVALILHIGMLWFLIYVLDFGLAGAALAFDITSWGITVAQLVYVVIWCKDGWNGLSWLAFKDIWAFVRLSLASAVMLCLEVWYMMSVIVLAGHLDNAVIAVDSLSICMNINGWEAMLFIGVNAAVSVRVSNELGLGHPRAAKYSVYVIVFQSLFLGIFFMAIILATRDYYAIIFTNSEVLHKAVAKLGYLLSVTMVLNSVQPVVSGVAIGGGWQALVAYINIGCYYLFGLPLGFVLGYTANLGVEGLWGGMICGIVLQTLLLLLILYKTNWKKEVEQTAERMRIWSGQDIGVDKIVASA, from the exons ATGGACGCTCCCCTGCTGCTGGTGAACGGCGAGGGGGCGGCGCTGGTGGCGGAGAATGGTGACTACGTGGCGGTGAGGGAGCTGAAGGAGGTGAAGAAGGTGTTTTGGATTGAGACCAAGAGAGTGTGGGAGATTGCGATGCCCATCGTTTTCAACATATGGTGTCAGTTCGGTGTCAACTCCGTCACCAGCATGTTCGTTGGACACCTCGGCGACATTCAGCTCTCTGCTATCTCTCTCATTAACTCCGTCATTGGCACTTTTGCCTTTGGTTTCATG CTTGGGATGGGGAGTGCAACTGAGACACTCTGTGGACAAGCTTTCGGAGCTGGGCAGGTTAATATGCTTGGTGTTTATATGCAACGCTCATGGGTGATATTATCGGTGACCAGTATCTTGCTCTTGCCTATATACATTTTTGCCGCTCCAATTTTGAAGCTTCTTGGTCAACAGGAAGATATAGCTGATCTTGCAGGGAGTTTCTCCATTTTAGTAATTCCACAATTTCTTTCACTTCCCTTCAATTTTCCAACGCAAAAGTTCCTTCAAGCTCAGAGCAAGGTTAAGGTTATTGCATGGATTGGGTTGGTGGCTTTAATTCTGCACATTGGAATGCTCTGGTTCTTAATTTATGTGTTAGATTTTGGCTTAGCTGGTGCAGCTTTGGCATTTGATATCACGAGTTGGGGGATCACAGTGGCTCAACTTGTTTATGTTGTGATCTGGTGTAAGGATGGATGGAATGGATTGTCATGGCTGGCTTTTAAGGATATTTGGGCCTTTGTTAGGCTCTCTCTTGCATCAGCTGTAATGCTTTGCCTTGAAGTTTGGTATATGATGAGCGTTATAGTTCTTGCTGGCCACCTTGATAATGCAGTGATTGCTGTTGATTCCCTCTCTATATG CATGAATATCAATGGGTGGGAAGCCATGCTCTTCATTGGAGTAAATGCAGCTGTCAG tGTCAGAGTTTCCAATGAACTTGGGCTTGGACATCCAAGAGCTGCCAAGTACTCTGTCTATGTGATAGTCTTTCAGTCACTTTTCTTGGGAATCTTTTTCATGGCTATTATTTTGGCGACTAGAGATTATTATGCCATTATTTTTACAAACAGTGAGGTTTTGCATAAGGCCGTTGCGAAACTAGGATACCTCCTTTCTGTGACAATGGTTCTAAACAGTGTTCAACCAGTGGTTTCAG GTGTTGCTATTGGAGGTGGGTGGCAAGCCCTGGTGGCCTACATCAACATAGGTTGTTATTACTTATTTGGGCTTCCACTGGGGTTCGTTCTTGGTTATACAGCAAATTTGGGGGTTGAG GGACTTTGGGGTGGTATGATATGTGGAATTGTTCTCCAGACCTTGCTGCTCTTGTTGATACTTTACAAAACCAATTGGAAGAAAGAG GTGGAACAAACAGCTGAACGCATGCGGATATGGAGTGGACAAGACATTGGAGTTGATAAGATAGTGGCTTCTGCATAA
- the LOC100800625 gene encoding uncharacterized protein: MATRTGRLFQNQNLNVHVNGGGTVSEKADLTGQRKVRAGGRKPLGDLSNAGNLINHFDGKKGLDGSLYTGKPSVSQAQAPKLHKSKNLESDKRIPASEKSLTRSRKALSDISNSGKPQVPEIKNKKTLKPLEESLPPSAISEEQILHDHKKCIKSQFETADVHQFFKTVGLEDDDHMAISFELSAISKQKSESAYLELEEVPEWLPEVHSLSVLHGGSPAVHCKTPGLSSYRTMWNDSTVNFKLIETPKLSKK, from the exons ATGGCAACACGAACTGGTCGCttgtttcaaaatcaaaacctGAATGTCCACGTTAATG GAGGAGGAACTGTTTCTGAGAAGGCTGATTTAACAGGACAGAGGAAAGTTAGGgctgggggaagaaaaccactTGGAGATCTATCCAATGCAGGGAACCTCATCAACCATTTTGATGGAAAGAAAGGCCTTGATGGTTCATTGTACACGGGCAAACCCTCTGTTAGTCAGGCACAGGCACCGAAATTGCACAAGTCAAAGAATCTTGAAAGTGACAAAAGAATTCCAGCTTCTGAGAAATCACTCACTCGTAGCAGGAAAGCACTTtctgacatttcaaactcaggGAAGCCACAGGTTCCtgagataaaaaataagaagacccTGAAACCATTAGAGGAATCTCTTCCTCCCAGTGCAATTTCTGAAGAACAAATCTTGCACGATCATAAGAAATGTATCAAATCACAGTTTGAAACTGCAGATGTGCATCAGTTTTTTAAGACTGTTGGACTTGAGGATG ATGATCACATGGCAATTTCCTTTGAGCTGTCTGCAATTAGTAAACAGAAG TCTGAGAGTGCATATTTGGAGTTGGAGGAGGTACCTGAGTGGTTGCCTGAAGTGCACTCTCTATCTGTTCTGCATGGTGGTTCCCCAGCAGTACACTGCAAGACTCCAGGCTTGTCAAGTTACAGAACAATGTGGAATGACTCTACTGTCAATTTCAAGTTGATAGAGACACCAAAATTGtccaaaaaatga
- the LOC100800097 gene encoding scarecrow-like protein 8: MSSPRFPGGGASDFYGGAGGFPSQFTAVQPTMNNHSATTPRPLYRSQPSILLNPSSHIAQHQPSPLIGKRTLAEFQTHNLNSSNNNNNNPLLSNYLLRSVKPRTFQHTELSTFPSNRYGLPLLHHLRPNAVNAQQQQPVTNSILPNTNYFPPVRSRLTAPHELEKNSIDRRLQELEKQLLEDNEDEQGDAVSVITNTTTTSEWSHTIQNLITPQKPTSSSPTSSTTSSNSSVESTSSKQSLTEAAIAISEGRFDTATEILTRLLQNSDQRFVNCMVSALKSRMNHVECPPPVAELFSIEHAESTQLLFEHSLFFKVARMVANIAILESALTENGKLCVLDFDIGDGNQYVSLLHELSARRKGAPSAVKIVAVAENGADERLNSVGLLLGRHAEKLGIGFEFKVLIRRIAELTRESLDCDADEALAVNFAYKLYRMPDESVSTENPRDELLRRVKALAPRVVTLVEQEANANTAPFVARVSELCAYYGALFDSLESTMARENSARVRIEEGLSRKVGNSVACEGRNRVERCEVFGKWRARMSMAGFRLKPLSQRVAESIKARLGGAGNRVAVKVENGGICFGWMGRTLTVASAWC, from the coding sequence ATGTCGTCGCCGAGGTTCCCAGGTGGTGGAGCCTCCGATTTCTACGGCGGAGCAGGAGGATTTCCCAGTCAGTTCACGGCGGTTCAACCCACCATGAACAACCACTCCGCCACCACACCCCGCCCTCTCTACCGATCCCAACCTTCAATTCTGCTTAACCCCTCGTCCCACATCGCCCAACACCAACCATCCCCTCTCATCGGGAAACGCACCCTCGCCGAATTCCAAACCCACAACctcaacagcagcaacaacaacaacaataacccaCTCCTTTCAAACTATCTACTTCGTTCTGTGAAGCCCAGAACTTTCCAACACACAGAATTATCCACCTTTCCGTCAAATCGTTACGGCCTTCCCCTTCTCCACCACCTTCGCCCTAACGCCGTTAACGCGCAACAACAACAACCGGTTACGAATTCGATCCTCCCCAACACAAATTATTTCCCTCCGGTTCGCAGCAGACTAACCGCACCCCACGAACTGGAGAAGAACTCAATAGACCGCCGCCTCCAGGAGTTGGAAAAGCAGCTTCTAGAAGACAATGAAGACGAACAAGGCGACGCCGTTTCGGTCATTACCAACACCACCACCACTTCCGAATGGTCACACACAATACAAAACCTAATCACTCCGCAGAAACCCACGTCTTCGTCTCCCACTTCCTCTACGACGTCGTCCAACTCCTCCGTGGAATCCACCAGTTCCAAACAGTCCCTAACGGAGGCCGCGATCGCAATTTCAGAAGGCAGGTTCGATACCGCGACGGAGATCCTAACCCGATTATTGCAGAATTCGGATCAACGCTTCGTCAATTGCATGGTTTCCGCGCTCAAATCGCGGATGAATCACGTCGAGTGTCCACCACCGGTAGCGGAATTGTTCAGCATAGAACACGCCGAGTCAACTCAGTTACTATTCGAACACTCGCTCTTCTTCAAGGTCGCGCGCATGGTCGCCAACATCGCAATCCTCGAATCCGCATTAACCGAGAACGGGAAGCTGTGCGTGCTGGATTTCGATATCGGCGACGGGAACCAATACGTGAGCCTTCTCCACGAGCTTTCGGCGCGGCGGAAGGGAGCTCCATCCGCCGTGAAGATCGTCGCGGTGGCGGAGAACGGCGCCGACGAGAGGCTGAACAGCGTGGGATTGTTGCTGGGGAGACACGCGGAGAAGCTAGGGATTGGTTTCGAATTCAAAGTGCTGATTCGGAGAATCGCCGAGTTGACTCGCGAGTCGCTGGATTGCGACGCCGACGAGGCGCTGGCGGTGAACTTTGCGTACAAGCTTTATAGAATGCCTGACGAGAGCGTCTCCACGGAGAACCCACGCGACGAGCTTCTGCGGCGTGTGAAGGCACTCGCGCCGCGCGTGGTGACGCTAGTGGAGCAGGAGGCGAACGCCAACACGGCGCCGTTCGTGGCGCGCGTGTCGGAGTTGTGCGCTTATTACGGCGCGCTGTTTGACTCGCTCGAGTCGACGATGGCGCGAGAGAACTCGGCGCGAGTTAGGATCGAGGAGGGACTGAGTCGGAAGGTGGGGAACTCGGTGGCGTGCGAAGGAAGGAACCGCGTGGAACGGTGCGAGGTGTTTGGGAAGTGGCGAGCGCGTATGAGCATGGCTGGGTTCAGGTTGAAGCCGCTGAGTCAGCGAGTCGCTGAGTCGATCAAAGCGCGACTCGGTGGCGCTGGGAACCGAGTCGCGGTAAAAGTAGAGAACGGTGGGATTTGCTTTGGCTGGATGGGAAGAACTCTCACCGTCGCATCTGCTTGGTGTTAA